A DNA window from Niabella yanshanensis contains the following coding sequences:
- a CDS encoding RagB/SusD family nutrient uptake outer membrane protein, producing the protein MKKIFIILLISALFTSCDIDRYPYGSMDTDRIVTDPEASLKSLLNGTYAQLKAWSDPMHRCGEYAGDNIMIRGSSTDAFYEFISFSRSPNNGRLNQFWNSGYKAIAQASNVISMIQEGKSADIDNNLGECYYIRGMLYFYFVRAYGRPYYQNPETNLGVPIVNGTPPDVINLELPDRATVKATYEQVISDLKKAETLLTKKSGPVYASKGAAQAMLSRVYLYMSGTYQAPNREYAQLAVDYANKVISSGDYSLLPREQFMKYNTLKPENNAETIFAVKRVASEFSGFDHYYGVGGMYANIGGMGWGEMYASAKHIALLNETGRNDWRSTKYKIVDARAAFIEPTYAAGGAEVFRFIKEDGPTVLNYVQATITRNGGNITCKEGDVTYTLTPVDAAQEIYSILYKDGKTYTGVIDNFISLNRVYPQFYIVKCSREGEDSHLHSPLISRLGEVYLNRAEAYAKLGNYAMALTDLNTIRTRSIVGGGYASLDASNASERIDKERQLELAFQAERSYDVFRNGGSLTRRYPGPHQQFEAIAPTDYRVVYYIPQDAINSYPGTLTQNPTQ; encoded by the coding sequence ATGAAAAAGATATTTATCATATTACTTATATCGGCGCTGTTCACCTCTTGTGATATAGACCGGTATCCTTACGGGTCGATGGATACAGACAGAATCGTTACCGATCCCGAGGCCTCCCTGAAGTCTTTATTAAATGGTACTTATGCACAATTAAAGGCTTGGTCCGATCCCATGCATCGATGTGGTGAGTACGCGGGAGACAATATTATGATCAGGGGTTCCTCTACTGATGCATTTTATGAGTTTATATCATTCTCCCGCTCCCCCAATAACGGCCGCTTAAACCAGTTTTGGAACTCGGGTTATAAAGCCATCGCGCAGGCCTCCAATGTTATTAGTATGATCCAGGAAGGGAAAAGTGCAGATATCGATAATAACCTGGGAGAATGCTATTATATACGGGGCATGTTATATTTTTATTTTGTACGCGCTTACGGGCGACCCTACTATCAAAATCCTGAAACCAATTTGGGAGTGCCTATTGTTAACGGAACGCCTCCCGATGTAATCAATTTGGAGCTGCCCGACCGAGCCACCGTAAAAGCTACTTATGAGCAGGTGATCAGCGACCTGAAGAAAGCTGAAACATTACTGACCAAAAAGAGCGGCCCCGTGTATGCTTCAAAGGGTGCAGCCCAGGCCATGTTATCACGCGTTTACCTGTATATGAGCGGCACCTACCAGGCGCCCAACAGAGAGTATGCTCAATTGGCTGTTGATTATGCGAATAAAGTAATCAGCTCAGGCGACTATTCTTTACTGCCGCGCGAGCAGTTTATGAAATATAATACGCTGAAGCCAGAGAATAATGCCGAAACCATATTCGCGGTAAAACGGGTGGCTTCAGAATTTTCTGGGTTCGACCACTACTATGGAGTAGGTGGCATGTATGCCAACATTGGCGGAATGGGTTGGGGTGAGATGTATGCCAGTGCAAAGCATATTGCTTTACTGAATGAAACCGGGCGTAACGACTGGCGTTCCACCAAATACAAAATTGTAGATGCCCGGGCAGCTTTTATTGAGCCTACCTATGCGGCTGGTGGCGCTGAAGTGTTCAGGTTTATTAAAGAAGACGGTCCTACCGTGCTCAATTATGTACAGGCAACTATTACACGCAATGGAGGCAATATAACCTGTAAAGAAGGCGATGTTACCTACACGCTCACCCCGGTTGATGCGGCGCAGGAAATTTATTCCATATTGTATAAAGACGGGAAAACGTATACCGGTGTTATTGATAATTTCATTTCTCTTAATCGTGTTTACCCGCAGTTTTATATTGTAAAATGTTCGCGCGAAGGCGAGGATTCGCATCTTCACTCCCCGCTGATCAGCAGGTTGGGAGAAGTATATCTAAACAGGGCCGAAGCTTATGCCAAACTGGGTAATTATGCTATGGCATTAACCGATTTGAATACCATTCGTACACGATCCATTGTTGGTGGCGGCTATGCCTCGCTTGATGCTTCTAACGCAAGCGAGCGGATAGATAAGGAACGCCAGCTGGAGCTTGCGTTCCAGGCAGAGCGCAGCTATGATGTGTTTCGCAATGGCGGCTCTCTAACCCGGCGCTACCCTGGCCCTCATCAGCAGTTTGAAGCTATAGCGCCTACAGATTACCGGGTGGTTTATTATATCCCGCAAGATGCCATTAATTCTTATCCGGGAACATTAACACAGAATCCTACCCAGTAA
- a CDS encoding cupin domain-containing protein yields MKPNKELVCMGHQIILHETSGDYDLMEGISAPGVPGPPPHYHQGYHELFMVIEGEMEFLIGDKAVTVKAGSSIDIPANTLHTFKNSGTENCRFMNVHSPKGFMSLFEKFGIDAKEENAFEKSVAPQLLGNLARQSASYDMHIIIG; encoded by the coding sequence ATGAAACCGAACAAAGAGCTGGTTTGCATGGGGCACCAAATTATTCTACACGAAACCTCAGGTGATTATGATTTAATGGAAGGCATCAGTGCACCGGGCGTACCTGGTCCTCCTCCACATTATCATCAGGGTTATCATGAACTTTTTATGGTAATCGAAGGTGAAATGGAATTCCTGATTGGCGACAAGGCTGTCACCGTTAAGGCAGGTTCAAGCATCGATATACCAGCTAATACACTCCATACCTTTAAAAATTCGGGCACTGAAAACTGCCGCTTTATGAATGTGCATAGCCCCAAAGGCTTTATGTCTCTTTTTGAAAAATTTGGCATTGATGCAAAAGAAGAGAATGCATTTGAAAAATCGGTAGCACCCCAGCTATTGGGCAACCTGGCGCGGCAGTCGGCCAGCTATGATATGCATATTATAATAGGATAG
- a CDS encoding TetR/AcrR family transcriptional regulator, with protein sequence MSNDNISSGRINQKLKTQQRILETAKKMLLSKKDFSLEDVAVKMQISRATIYRYYPNIDILCLDVAIAMTNKDPEDFSFYVKDMDLKQSLLYVQDYFNTLIQKHETPFRKYLSLVLDKSVKGEKASAHRGGRRPKTLEVVMRPFHDEIGGKNYENLKNIVTVLCGVEPLIVNKDVNQLNNKQSNDLLKWALEMILKGMAADKKSK encoded by the coding sequence ATGAGTAATGATAACATATCGAGTGGCCGCATCAACCAGAAATTGAAAACGCAGCAACGTATATTGGAAACAGCAAAAAAAATGCTTCTTTCGAAGAAGGACTTTTCTTTGGAAGATGTTGCGGTGAAAATGCAGATCTCCAGGGCCACCATTTACAGGTATTATCCCAATATCGATATTCTTTGCCTGGATGTAGCGATTGCCATGACTAATAAGGACCCGGAAGATTTTTCTTTTTATGTAAAAGATATGGACCTGAAACAGTCTCTCTTGTATGTACAGGATTACTTCAATACTCTTATACAAAAGCACGAAACGCCGTTTAGAAAATACCTGAGCCTGGTGCTCGATAAATCGGTTAAAGGCGAAAAGGCCAGCGCGCACCGGGGCGGCCGGCGTCCTAAAACGCTTGAGGTAGTCATGCGGCCTTTTCATGATGAGATTGGAGGCAAGAACTATGAGAACTTAAAAAATATTGTGACTGTGCTTTGCGGTGTTGAGCCGTTGATTGTTAATAAAGATGTGAACCAGCTTAATAACAAGCAATCTAATGACCTATTAAAATGGGCACTTGAAATGATTTTAAAAGGGATGGCTGCCGATAAGAAAAGTAAATGA
- a CDS encoding DJ-1/PfpI family protein gives MAVLLFDDFETLDVFGPVEVFGRLTDLYTVQFYSLQGGQISNRHGVSLSTVMLESITYPVDIFLVPGGLGTRKEVGYSSLIEKIKVVCDQSKYVLTVCTGSALLARTGLLDHKKATSNKRAFDWVASNGPHVRWDKTARWVVDGKFYTSSGVSAGIDMSLGFLSDRYGIEFARKVANEIEYNWMEDSANDSFKAV, from the coding sequence GTGGCAGTACTACTTTTTGATGATTTTGAAACCCTGGATGTTTTTGGGCCGGTAGAAGTATTCGGCAGGCTTACTGACTTATATACCGTACAATTTTATTCGTTGCAGGGAGGACAAATAAGCAACAGGCATGGCGTATCTCTTTCAACGGTAATGCTTGAATCCATTACCTACCCGGTAGATATCTTTTTAGTTCCCGGCGGGTTAGGCACGCGCAAAGAAGTCGGTTATTCTTCGTTGATAGAAAAAATAAAGGTAGTATGCGATCAAAGTAAATATGTGTTAACGGTGTGTACAGGCAGTGCACTACTAGCCCGAACAGGCTTGCTTGATCATAAAAAAGCTACTTCCAATAAAAGGGCTTTCGATTGGGTAGCCAGTAACGGACCACATGTGCGATGGGATAAGACCGCCCGCTGGGTAGTGGATGGTAAATTCTACACCTCATCCGGTGTAAGCGCCGGAATCGACATGTCTTTAGGTTTTTTGAGTGACCGGTATGGAATTGAATTTGCCAGAAAAGTAGCCAACGAAATTGAATACAACTGGATGGAAGATAGCGCCAACGATAGCTTTAAGGCGGTTTGA
- a CDS encoding DUF4272 domain-containing protein produces MKTADERKLETEALLGELNIPYIDHLPLIEEETEARLRTAPEIAERILILTYLNYVSEVPADGSKVIAFLKANALWNKVSPAEKELFQKERLTRQEEVNISWRTEAIWLLLWAIHKVEDLALPTEEIEPNDIFERLPEFLADPTDFINEVTLRPTSAILDMSDLVYRLHWATRNAGLKDEPIPASLNLSVIMERHYAINWLTYYADEWDDVTLDT; encoded by the coding sequence ATGAAGACAGCCGATGAGCGAAAACTGGAAACAGAAGCATTATTGGGAGAGTTGAATATTCCCTATATAGACCATTTGCCTCTCATTGAAGAGGAAACGGAAGCCCGGCTGAGAACAGCACCGGAGATCGCAGAACGGATTCTGATTTTAACCTATTTGAATTATGTATCAGAAGTTCCTGCAGATGGTTCTAAGGTGATCGCATTTTTGAAAGCGAATGCTCTTTGGAACAAAGTGTCGCCTGCTGAAAAAGAACTGTTCCAAAAAGAGAGGCTAACGAGGCAGGAAGAGGTTAATATTTCCTGGCGTACAGAAGCCATTTGGTTATTGCTTTGGGCTATCCATAAAGTTGAAGATCTGGCACTTCCTACTGAGGAAATTGAGCCTAACGATATTTTCGAAAGACTTCCTGAGTTTTTAGCTGATCCGACAGATTTCATTAATGAAGTAACGTTGCGACCCACTTCAGCAATTCTTGATATGTCTGATCTCGTGTACCGACTACATTGGGCAACAAGAAATGCTGGCCTGAAAGATGAACCTATACCAGCTTCATTAAATTTAAGTGTGATCATGGAGCGTCACTATGCCATTAACTGGCTTACTTATTATGCTGATGAATGGGATGATGTAACATTAGACACATAG
- a CDS encoding NADAR family protein yields MMSTYNINWLTDKFENGEDLTYLYFWGHNNKDQQPAGKFCLSQWYEFPFTVGGIIYKTAEH; encoded by the coding sequence ATGATGTCAACATACAATATCAACTGGCTAACTGATAAATTTGAGAACGGTGAGGATTTAACCTATCTCTATTTCTGGGGACATAACAATAAAGACCAGCAACCGGCTGGAAAATTTTGCCTGAGCCAGTGGTACGAGTTTCCCTTTACTGTAGGCGGCATCATTTATAAAACAGCCGAGCATTGA
- a CDS encoding NADAR family protein translates to MMAQKTVLFANGDLFNKIIDSHTPAEAKALGRQIIGFDELIWNDHKYNIVTTGNIHKFNQHPQLAAYLANTGDSILVEASPVDRIWGIGLAQDDPYIDNIYAWQGQNLLGFALMEVRDFLKDFGTFQPLENASEPP, encoded by the coding sequence ATGATGGCACAAAAGACTGTATTGTTTGCCAATGGCGATCTGTTTAATAAGATCATCGATAGCCATACGCCAGCGGAAGCTAAAGCGTTAGGTCGCCAGATCATCGGGTTTGATGAGCTAATCTGGAACGACCATAAATATAATATTGTGACGACGGGTAACATCCATAAGTTTAACCAGCATCCTCAACTGGCGGCGTATCTTGCAAATACGGGAGATAGTATATTGGTAGAAGCCAGCCCGGTAGATCGTATCTGGGGAATTGGCCTGGCACAGGATGATCCCTATATTGATAATATTTATGCCTGGCAGGGCCAGAACCTACTAGGTTTTGCCTTAATGGAAGTAAGAGATTTCCTGAAAGATTTCGGAACTTTTCAACCACTCGAAAATGCATCAGAACCACCTTGA
- a CDS encoding DUF3667 domain-containing protein — protein sequence MSNCKNCNEPLSGKYCAACGQPAQLKRVDSHYIIHEIEHILHFEKGILYTIRELILRPGQNVRHFLSENRSRLVKPIIFLIVASLIYSLINHFFHIEEEYMSFDGNEASATAAIFAWVQAHYGYANIIMGVFIAWWTKIFFRKYGYNIFEILILLCFVMAIGMLLFAVFALLQGVTRFNLMQYGGIAALIYSAWAIGQFFNPKKAASYIKALIAYLLGSLSFVIVAVAIGIIIDLIFKK from the coding sequence ATGAGCAACTGTAAAAACTGCAACGAGCCGCTCAGCGGTAAGTATTGTGCCGCCTGTGGTCAGCCCGCCCAACTCAAACGCGTCGATTCTCATTATATCATCCACGAAATAGAGCATATCCTGCATTTCGAAAAAGGCATTTTATACACTATCCGTGAACTCATCCTGCGGCCCGGGCAAAACGTGCGGCATTTCCTTTCAGAAAACCGCAGCCGGCTGGTAAAGCCCATTATTTTTTTAATTGTTGCTTCGCTCATCTATTCGCTCATCAATCATTTCTTTCATATCGAAGAAGAGTACATGAGCTTCGACGGAAACGAGGCTTCCGCCACCGCCGCTATATTCGCCTGGGTGCAGGCGCATTATGGCTATGCCAATATCATCATGGGGGTATTTATTGCCTGGTGGACAAAGATCTTCTTCCGTAAATACGGCTATAATATTTTCGAAATACTCATACTGCTTTGTTTTGTAATGGCCATTGGTATGTTGCTTTTTGCGGTATTTGCGCTGCTACAGGGTGTTACCCGTTTCAACCTTATGCAGTATGGGGGTATTGCCGCTCTTATTTATTCTGCCTGGGCCATAGGCCAGTTTTTCAATCCCAAAAAAGCCGCCAGCTACATCAAGGCTTTAATTGCCTACCTGTTGGGCAGCCTTAGCTTTGTTATAGTAGCGGTGGCTATTGGAATTATTATAGATTTGATATTTAAAAAGTAA